AGATATAAAAATTCTTTTTTTATATTTGACAGACCGACGAATTTCTCTTTTCTGAACCCGCATTTAATGAAACTGTTCCGGCAGGATAAAACCCGTTTTCTGGTCACCAATTTGCTCCGAGGGCTGGTATGGCTGGGCGTTATAGTGGTCGCCTTCCTTCTGATAAAAAAGCAGGTTGACAAGCATTATCTGGCATGGATTGATCCTCTGGCAGCGCGCCCTGCTCTGATGTACCTTTTGTTTTACGCTTCGGAACAGATATTTGGCCTGATACCGCCTGAAATCTTTATGATCTGGGGATTGCGCAACGGCGATGTTTGGGAATTTGTTTTGACCGTTTTCTATCTGACGGTGATTTCCTATTTTGCCGGTGTGGTGGCCTATTATATCGGGAAGTACCTGCACGGAACCAGACTCTACCATTTTTTGTTCCATCGGCTCTGGAAAGGGCTGGACGAGAAACTTCACCGATTCGGACCCC
This region of Bacteroidales bacterium genomic DNA includes:
- a CDS encoding VTT domain-containing protein; translated protein: MKLFRQDKTRFLVTNLLRGLVWLGVIVVAFLLIKKQVDKHYLAWIDPLAARPALMYLLFYASEQIFGLIPPEIFMIWGLRNGDVWEFVLTVFYLTVISYFAGVVAYYIGKYLHGTRLYHFLFHRLWKGLDEKLHRFGPLLIVVAALTPLPYSGTCMLVGSVHFPPGKFFLYTLFRILRFAAYAPVIWQANIL